One segment of Anaeromicrobium sediminis DNA contains the following:
- a CDS encoding TDE2712 family protein, translating to MVKRIVKKMDIIEGMDYFWQSTSEKEKVGEKYIINLANFDEMKLIYDEEFDEESVRKVLSAISNREMLSGNKKTMRFWNNNMWMLEDLEYTKMMIQPLKVLNLDDILERLNENAQSDLEEIEVIFTPAHIDEYYVKGNKLVINFFRVKPDLYEEGKVTIGETDLKEFIYEKLLEVVKA from the coding sequence ATGGTTAAAAGAATAGTTAAAAAAATGGACATAATTGAGGGTATGGACTACTTTTGGCAATCAACAAGTGAAAAGGAAAAGGTGGGAGAAAAGTACATAATTAATCTTGCTAACTTTGACGAAATGAAACTTATTTATGACGAAGAGTTTGATGAAGAGTCAGTAAGAAAAGTATTAAGTGCTATTTCTAACAGAGAAATGTTGTCTGGTAATAAAAAGACTATGAGATTTTGGAATAACAACATGTGGATGTTAGAAGACTTAGAATATACTAAGATGATGATACAACCACTAAAGGTATTAAACTTAGACGACATATTAGAAAGATTAAATGAAAATGCACAAAGTGACTTAGAAGAAATAGAAGTAATATTCACTCCAGCTCATATAGATGAATATTATGTTAAGGGCAACAAGCTTGTAATTAACTTCTTTAGAGTTAAACCAGACCTATATGAAGAAGGAAAAGTTACTATAGGAGAGACGGATTTAAAAGAGTTTATATATGAAAAATTATTAGAAGTTGTGAAAGCGTAG